A single Thermosynechococcus vestitus BP-1 DNA region contains:
- a CDS encoding cytochrome b6f subunit PetP yields the protein MDVGQKVRVCRIRDRVAQDIIQKLGQVGQITGFKMTDGSGVGVIVTFDDRSSTWFFEDEVEVVG from the coding sequence ATGGACGTGGGGCAAAAAGTGCGCGTCTGTCGAATTCGCGATCGCGTCGCCCAAGACATCATTCAAAAACTCGGCCAAGTGGGTCAAATTACTGGTTTTAAGATGACCGATGGCAGTGGCGTTGGCGTCATTGTCACCTTTGACGATCGCTCCAGCACTTGGTTTTTTGAGGATGAAGTTGAAGTCGTTGGCTAA
- the prfB gene encoding peptide chain release factor 2 (programmed frameshift): MTDLSTLKRDFSLLRDRLGHTQDCLDPAALKAKIHDLEHTAAQPDFWTDQATAQATLQQLTEAKDSLSQLQQWQKTIEHVETALELLELELDEGLLTEATTLLKELDTQLNRWELEQLLSGPYDKNNAIVTINAGAGGTDAQDWAEMLLRMYTRWAERHGYQTHLAELSEGEEAGIKSATLEIRGRYAYGYLRSEKGTHRLVRISPFNANGKRQTSFAGVDVMPELDQSVTVEIPESDLEITTSRSGGKGGQNVNKVETAVRIVHKPTGLAVRCTQERSQLQNKEKALAILKAKLLVIAQEQKAKEIADIRGEAVEAAWGNQIRNYVFHPYQLVKDLRTEVETTAIQDVMDGNLDPFIQAYLRQQTAAS, translated from the exons ATGACTGATTTAAGCACCCTTAAACGCGATTTTTCTCTGTTGCGCGATCGCCTGGGTCATACCCAGGACTGTCTT GACCCAGCGGCACTGAAGGCCAAGATTCATGACCTTGAGCACACCGCCGCTCAGCCAGATTTCTGGACTGATCAGGCCACGGCTCAAGCCACGCTGCAACAACTCACTGAAGCTAAGGATAGCCTCAGCCAGCTCCAACAGTGGCAAAAAACAATTGAACACGTGGAAACAGCCCTGGAACTGCTGGAGTTAGAACTGGATGAAGGGTTGCTGACAGAGGCAACTACGCTGCTAAAGGAGTTAGACACCCAGTTGAATCGCTGGGAACTGGAACAACTCCTCAGTGGCCCCTACGACAAAAACAACGCTATTGTCACGATCAATGCTGGGGCGGGCGGGACTGATGCCCAGGATTGGGCAGAAATGTTGCTGCGGATGTACACCCGCTGGGCAGAGCGCCACGGTTACCAAACCCATCTGGCAGAACTTTCAGAAGGGGAAGAGGCAGGTATTAAGTCGGCAACCTTGGAAATTCGCGGTCGCTACGCCTATGGCTATCTGCGTTCTGAAAAGGGTACCCATCGGCTAGTGCGCATTTCTCCCTTCAATGCCAATGGCAAACGGCAAACGAGCTTCGCTGGAGTGGATGTGATGCCCGAACTGGATCAATCCGTTACCGTTGAGATTCCCGAAAGCGATTTAGAAATTACCACTTCCCGCAGTGGTGGCAAGGGGGGGCAAAACGTCAACAAGGTGGAAACGGCAGTGCGCATTGTCCATAAACCAACGGGCTTAGCTGTCCGCTGCACGCAGGAGCGATCGCAACTGCAAAATAAGGAAAAGGCCCTTGCCATTCTCAAGGCGAAGCTATTGGTGATTGCCCAAGAGCAAAAGGCCAAGGAAATTGCCGATATTCGTGGCGAGGCCGTTGAGGCGGCTTGGGGCAACCAAATTCGCAACTATGTCTTTCACCCCTATCAACTGGTCAAGGACCTGCGCACAGAGGTGGAAACGACAGCCATTCAGGATGTGATGGATGGTAACCTTGATCCCTTTATCCAAGCCTACCTGCGGCAGCAAACGGCGGCCAGCTAA
- a CDS encoding D-alanine--D-alanine ligase family protein, which yields MGRLRVGLLFGGRSREHEVSVVSAAAIAQAFAAGDNGDRYEVIPIYIEKDGRWRHTERVGIPEGTAPESSLWQFPAVVDTIDVWFPIVHGPNGEDGTIQGLLELMQRPYVGSGVAASAIGMDKILMKTVFGAIGLPQVPYVALQRSDLWSDPCRYNHLCDRIETELGYPCFVKPANLGSSVGISKAKNRQQLTTALEVAAELDRRIIVEAGVVARELECAVLGNDKPQASVVGEITYSSEFYDYETKYTDGRAQLHIPAEIPPAVSEQIRSLSLQAFQALGAAGLARFDFFYVPSTGEVLINEVNTLPGFTALSMYPQLWAASGLSFPELVHRLVQLALEWHA from the coding sequence ATGGGTCGTCTGCGGGTTGGGCTATTGTTTGGCGGTCGCTCACGGGAGCATGAAGTTTCGGTGGTCTCGGCGGCAGCGATCGCCCAAGCCTTTGCGGCAGGGGACAATGGCGATCGCTATGAGGTGATTCCCATCTACATCGAAAAAGATGGTCGCTGGCGCCACACGGAGCGGGTTGGCATCCCTGAAGGCACGGCACCAGAGAGCTCCCTGTGGCAGTTTCCGGCAGTGGTCGACACCATTGATGTCTGGTTTCCTATTGTCCATGGCCCCAATGGCGAAGATGGGACGATTCAGGGACTCCTGGAATTGATGCAGCGCCCCTATGTGGGGTCAGGGGTAGCTGCCTCTGCCATTGGTATGGACAAAATTCTGATGAAAACAGTCTTTGGGGCAATCGGCTTACCCCAAGTGCCTTATGTGGCACTTCAGCGCAGTGACCTGTGGTCAGATCCCTGTCGTTACAACCATTTGTGCGATCGCATTGAAACTGAATTGGGTTATCCCTGCTTTGTTAAGCCCGCTAACCTTGGCTCCTCGGTGGGCATCTCCAAAGCCAAAAATCGCCAACAACTGACAACTGCCCTTGAGGTCGCTGCCGAACTGGATCGCCGCATCATTGTGGAAGCGGGTGTGGTTGCCCGTGAGCTCGAGTGTGCTGTGCTCGGCAATGATAAACCCCAAGCTTCGGTAGTGGGGGAGATTACCTACAGCAGTGAGTTTTACGACTACGAAACCAAATACACCGATGGCCGCGCTCAGCTCCATATCCCTGCGGAGATTCCCCCAGCGGTGAGTGAGCAAATTCGCAGCCTGTCTCTGCAAGCCTTTCAGGCCCTCGGTGCCGCTGGCTTGGCTCGCTTTGATTTTTTCTATGTACCAAGCACTGGGGAAGTGCTGATCAATGAAGTGAATACGCTGCCGGGGTTTACCGCCCTGAGCATGTACCCGCAACTGTGGGCGGCGAGTGGCCTGTCCTTCCCGGAATTGGTCCATCGCTTGGTGCAATTGGCATTAGAGTGGCACGCATAG
- the rplY gene encoding 50S ribosomal protein L25: MSRSLAIEGQLRPADAKPNALRRNGKIPAVLYGPTIESSISLVVDTRAAELLVRDARPQKTPIQLSIPDLPWQGTVVLQEVQAHPAKDTLYHLSFLAKAEN, encoded by the coding sequence ATGTCTCGTTCCTTAGCAATTGAGGGGCAACTACGCCCTGCCGATGCCAAGCCCAATGCCCTGCGGCGTAATGGCAAAATCCCTGCCGTCCTCTACGGCCCCACCATCGAGTCTTCGATTTCCCTGGTGGTGGATACCCGTGCCGCCGAATTGTTGGTACGGGATGCCCGTCCCCAGAAAACTCCGATTCAGCTTTCGATCCCGGATTTGCCGTGGCAGGGAACGGTGGTGCTCCAAGAGGTGCAAGCCCACCCCGCCAAGGATACCCTTTACCACCTCTCCTTTTTGGCCAAAGCTGAAAACTAG
- the atpD gene encoding F0F1 ATP synthase subunit beta, with the protein MVISAERTNVGFITQVIGPVVDIEFPSGKMPAIYNALRIQGKNAAGLDVAVTCEVQQLLGDNRVRAVAMSSTDGLVRGMEVVDTGAPISVPVGTATLGRIFNVLGEPVDEKGAVNATETLPIHRPAPSFTQLETKPSVFETGIKVIDLLTPYRRGGKIGLFGGAGVGKTVIMMELINNIATQHGGVSVFAGVGERTREGNDLYNEMIESGVIDKDDPSKSKIALVYGQMNEPPGARMRVGLSGLTMAEYFRDVNKQDVLLFIDNIFRFVQAGSEVSALLGRMPSAVGYQPTLGTDVGALQERITSTTEGSITSIQAVYVPADDLTDPAPATTFAHLDGTTVLSRSLAAKGIYPAVDPLGSTSNMLQPDIVGEEHYQTARAVQATLQRYKELQDIIAILGLDELSEEDRLTVARARKIERFLSQPFFVAEVFTGAPGKYVTLEETIKGFQMILSGELDDLPEQAFYMVGNIEEAKAKAEKLKA; encoded by the coding sequence ATGGTCATATCAGCAGAACGAACCAATGTAGGCTTTATCACTCAGGTCATTGGACCTGTCGTTGACATTGAATTTCCCAGCGGCAAAATGCCCGCCATTTACAACGCCCTGCGGATTCAAGGCAAAAACGCGGCCGGCTTAGACGTGGCTGTAACCTGCGAAGTGCAACAACTCCTTGGCGATAACCGCGTCCGTGCTGTTGCCATGAGCAGCACCGATGGCTTAGTGCGGGGGATGGAAGTCGTAGATACCGGTGCCCCCATCAGCGTGCCCGTAGGAACAGCCACCCTGGGTCGCATCTTCAACGTGCTGGGTGAACCCGTGGACGAAAAAGGTGCTGTCAATGCCACCGAAACCCTGCCCATTCACCGGCCTGCCCCCAGCTTTACCCAACTGGAAACTAAGCCCTCGGTCTTTGAAACGGGCATCAAGGTGATTGACCTGCTCACCCCCTATCGCCGTGGCGGCAAAATTGGCCTCTTTGGCGGTGCTGGCGTCGGCAAAACCGTGATCATGATGGAACTCATCAACAACATTGCCACCCAACATGGTGGGGTCTCGGTGTTTGCTGGCGTAGGTGAACGGACCCGCGAAGGCAATGACCTCTACAACGAAATGATTGAATCGGGGGTTATTGATAAAGACGATCCCAGTAAGTCCAAAATCGCCCTTGTCTATGGTCAAATGAATGAACCCCCCGGGGCACGGATGCGCGTCGGCCTCTCCGGGCTGACGATGGCTGAATACTTCCGCGATGTCAACAAGCAGGATGTGCTGCTGTTTATTGATAACATCTTCCGTTTTGTCCAAGCCGGTTCTGAGGTGTCGGCGCTCCTCGGTCGGATGCCCTCTGCGGTGGGATACCAACCCACCCTTGGGACGGATGTGGGGGCTCTGCAAGAGCGGATTACCTCAACCACCGAAGGTTCGATTACCTCGATTCAAGCAGTTTATGTGCCTGCGGATGACTTGACTGACCCTGCTCCCGCAACGACCTTTGCTCACTTGGATGGGACAACGGTGCTCTCCCGTAGTCTAGCCGCAAAAGGGATTTACCCCGCCGTGGATCCCCTCGGCTCCACCTCCAATATGTTGCAGCCGGACATTGTGGGTGAAGAGCACTATCAAACGGCACGGGCAGTCCAAGCTACCCTTCAGCGCTACAAAGAGCTTCAGGACATTATCGCTATTTTGGGTCTTGATGAACTCTCTGAGGAAGACCGCCTGACAGTGGCGCGGGCACGCAAAATTGAGCGCTTCTTATCTCAGCCTTTCTTTGTGGCGGAAGTGTTCACTGGTGCCCCCGGCAAATACGTCACCCTCGAAGAAACCATCAAAGGCTTCCAGATGATCCTCAGCGGTGAGCTGGATGATCTACCAGAGCAAGCCTTCTACATGGTGGGTAATATTGAGGAAGCCAAAGCTAAGGCTGAAAAACTGAAAGCATAG
- the atpC gene encoding ATP synthase F1 subunit epsilon — MVMTVRVIAPDKTVWDAPAEEVILPSTTGQLGILSNHAPLLTALETGVMRVRQDREWVAIALMGGFAEVENNEVTILVNGAERGDTIDLEKAKAEFAAAQAALAQAEQGESKQAKIQATQAFRRARARLQAAGGVVEI; from the coding sequence ATGGTGATGACTGTCCGGGTAATTGCGCCCGATAAAACCGTTTGGGATGCCCCCGCTGAGGAAGTGATTTTGCCCAGCACAACCGGGCAATTGGGGATTCTCTCAAATCATGCCCCCCTCTTAACTGCCTTGGAAACGGGTGTGATGCGGGTGCGCCAAGACCGCGAATGGGTGGCGATCGCTCTCATGGGGGGCTTTGCCGAAGTTGAAAACAACGAAGTGACGATTCTCGTCAACGGTGCCGAGCGCGGGGACACAATTGACCTTGAAAAAGCCAAGGCGGAGTTTGCCGCCGCACAGGCTGCCCTCGCTCAAGCCGAACAGGGGGAATCCAAACAGGCTAAAATTCAAGCCACCCAAGCCTTTCGTCGCGCCCGTGCTCGCTTGCAGGCCGCAGGGGGTGTGGTCGAGATTTAG
- a CDS encoding TldD/PmbA family protein, which translates to MPATLLRSADLAHLSYSPEGDRFDGSWEAPLATLLGLGRAAGADFVEIFLERSHYLSTLVEEDRLTSVSPRLSLGAGIRVFRGTRDCYVSTNDLSFSGLRTALEKALGLMGLLLPSPQAYVPEIHLELLRDYAQGRKEGWRATCSSIAEVADILLAGSDRLRQRTPHLQSRRLSYFRDWQEVMVAASDGTFGRDIRLTQSAVASVLCTDGEHRAAIGERSGDTSNPDFLRQWDYITLADTVAEAAGKMLYADYVESGTYPVIMANQFGGVIFHEACGHLLETTQIERGTTPFADKKGEKIAHENLTAWDEGITSGAFGSLDMDDEGMPTQRTLLIENGILKNFLSDRAGSMRTGHPRTGSGRRQSYTYAAASRMRNTYIAPGKYTVEDLIASIDRGIYCKRMGGGSVGATGQFNFAVEEAYWIDNGQIKHPLKGATLIGEAKEIMQRISMSANDLALAPGFCGSISGSIYVTVGQPHIKVDAITVGGR; encoded by the coding sequence ATGCCAGCCACGCTACTTCGTTCTGCGGATCTTGCCCACCTTAGCTACTCCCCCGAAGGCGATCGCTTTGATGGCTCTTGGGAAGCTCCCCTTGCCACACTCCTTGGCCTTGGACGGGCGGCTGGCGCTGATTTTGTCGAGATTTTCCTTGAGCGCAGTCATTACCTCAGTACCCTTGTCGAGGAGGATCGCCTGACGAGTGTCTCCCCTCGCTTGAGCTTAGGGGCGGGTATTCGTGTTTTTCGTGGTACTCGTGACTGCTACGTGAGCACCAATGACCTCAGCTTCAGCGGCCTCCGCACCGCCCTTGAAAAAGCCCTGGGCCTAATGGGGTTGCTCTTACCCAGTCCCCAAGCCTACGTACCTGAAATTCACCTTGAATTGCTGCGGGACTATGCCCAAGGCCGTAAGGAAGGCTGGCGGGCCACCTGTAGTTCCATTGCTGAAGTGGCCGATATTCTCCTAGCGGGGAGCGATCGCCTGCGCCAGAGAACCCCCCATCTCCAATCTCGTCGCCTCAGTTATTTCCGCGATTGGCAAGAGGTGATGGTGGCCGCCAGTGATGGCACTTTTGGCCGTGACATTCGCCTTACCCAGTCGGCAGTGGCCTCTGTTCTCTGTACGGATGGCGAGCACCGTGCTGCCATTGGTGAGCGCAGTGGCGATACCAGCAATCCAGATTTTTTGCGCCAGTGGGACTACATCACCTTGGCCGATACCGTTGCCGAAGCGGCCGGCAAAATGCTCTATGCCGACTACGTGGAATCGGGCACTTACCCAGTGATCATGGCTAACCAATTTGGGGGTGTGATCTTCCATGAAGCCTGTGGTCATCTTTTGGAAACGACTCAAATTGAACGGGGTACGACCCCGTTTGCCGATAAAAAAGGCGAGAAAATTGCCCATGAAAACTTGACCGCTTGGGATGAGGGAATTACCAGCGGTGCCTTTGGCAGTCTAGATATGGACGATGAGGGGATGCCGACACAGCGGACGTTGCTGATTGAAAATGGTATCCTCAAGAACTTCCTGAGCGATCGCGCAGGCTCCATGCGCACGGGCCACCCCCGCACTGGCAGTGGCCGACGCCAAAGCTATACCTATGCTGCCGCTTCGCGGATGCGCAACACCTACATTGCCCCCGGCAAGTACACTGTTGAGGATCTAATTGCCTCCATTGATCGCGGCATTTACTGTAAACGCATGGGAGGTGGTAGTGTCGGTGCCACGGGTCAATTTAACTTTGCCGTTGAGGAGGCCTACTGGATTGACAACGGCCAAATCAAACACCCCCTCAAAGGAGCCACACTGATTGGCGAAGCCAAAGAAATCATGCAGCGAATTTCCATGTCCGCCAATGATCTTGCCCTTGCTCCCGGTTTCTGTGGCTCGATTAGCGGTAGTATCTACGTCACCGTGGGTCAGCCCCACATCAAAGTGGATGCCATTACCGTCGGTGGCCGCTAA
- the ftsH4 gene encoding ATP-dependent zinc metalloprotease FtsH, whose amino-acid sequence MAIKNSPEVPRNRWIGNALLFLGLGFLLLNLFFPQLFAPRPPQVPYSMFIHQVQEGDVARVYLGQNEILYQLKPQGDKPPQVLATTPIFDLELPKRLEEKGVEFAAAPPPRNSWLLNILGWVIPPIVFVLILQFFANRQAGGGPQGVLSISKSRAKVYVEGANTGIRFDDVAGVEEAKAELVEIVDFLKNPQRYIQIGARIPKGVLLVGPPGTGKTLLAKAVAGEANVPFFSISGSEFVELFVGVGSARVRDLFEQAKKQAPCIVFIDELDAIGKSRSSAGFYGGNDEREQTLNQLLTEMDGFDATGATVIVLAATNRPETLDPALLRPGRFDRQVLVDRPDLSGREAILKIHAKKVKLAPEVDLHAIAARTPGFAGADLANLVNEAALLAARHQREMVTQQDFAEAIERIVAGLEKKSRVLNDKEKKIVAYHEVGHALVGCALPGSGRVEKISIVPRGMAALGYTLQLPTEDRFLLDERELRAQIATLLGGRSAEEIVFGTITTGAANDLQRATDLAERMVRSYGMSKVLGPLAFEQQQSSFLTNTGMMLRAVSEETAQAIDREVKEIVESAHQQALSILQENRDLLEAIAQKLLEKEVIEGEELQELLAQVKTPAAA is encoded by the coding sequence ATGGCCATCAAAAACTCGCCCGAAGTCCCACGCAATCGTTGGATTGGTAATGCCTTACTCTTCCTCGGCTTGGGGTTTTTGCTCCTGAACCTCTTCTTTCCCCAACTCTTTGCACCGCGCCCGCCTCAGGTTCCCTACAGTATGTTTATCCATCAGGTGCAAGAGGGAGATGTCGCTCGCGTCTATCTGGGTCAAAATGAGATTCTCTATCAACTGAAGCCCCAAGGGGATAAACCGCCTCAAGTTTTAGCAACCACGCCGATCTTTGATCTTGAGTTACCCAAGCGCCTCGAGGAAAAGGGAGTGGAATTTGCAGCTGCTCCGCCCCCCCGCAATAGCTGGTTGTTAAATATCTTGGGTTGGGTGATTCCACCAATTGTTTTTGTCTTGATTCTTCAGTTCTTTGCCAATCGCCAAGCAGGCGGTGGTCCCCAGGGGGTACTCTCCATCAGTAAAAGCCGGGCGAAGGTCTATGTGGAGGGAGCAAACACCGGCATTCGCTTTGATGATGTGGCTGGGGTTGAGGAAGCTAAGGCAGAACTGGTGGAGATTGTGGATTTCCTAAAAAATCCCCAACGCTACATTCAAATTGGTGCCCGCATTCCCAAGGGGGTGCTGCTGGTGGGGCCACCGGGAACAGGGAAAACCCTGCTGGCCAAGGCCGTTGCCGGCGAAGCCAATGTCCCTTTTTTCTCCATTTCGGGTTCGGAGTTTGTCGAGCTATTTGTGGGCGTGGGGTCTGCCCGTGTACGGGATCTCTTTGAGCAGGCGAAAAAGCAAGCCCCCTGTATTGTCTTTATTGATGAATTGGATGCCATTGGTAAGTCCCGTTCTAGTGCGGGTTTCTATGGCGGCAATGATGAACGGGAGCAAACCCTGAACCAACTGCTCACAGAAATGGATGGCTTTGATGCCACGGGGGCAACGGTGATTGTCCTTGCTGCAACCAACCGCCCAGAAACCCTTGATCCGGCATTGCTGCGCCCCGGACGCTTTGATCGTCAAGTCTTAGTGGATCGCCCTGATTTGAGTGGTCGTGAAGCCATTTTGAAAATCCATGCCAAAAAGGTGAAACTAGCCCCTGAGGTAGATCTGCACGCGATCGCTGCCCGTACGCCCGGGTTTGCCGGTGCCGATTTGGCCAACTTGGTCAATGAAGCAGCCCTCCTAGCAGCTCGTCATCAGCGGGAAATGGTGACCCAGCAGGACTTTGCCGAAGCAATTGAACGCATTGTGGCAGGTCTGGAGAAGAAAAGCCGTGTCCTCAACGACAAAGAGAAGAAAATTGTCGCTTACCACGAAGTCGGTCATGCCCTTGTGGGCTGTGCGCTGCCGGGCAGTGGTCGGGTAGAAAAGATCTCCATTGTGCCCCGCGGCATGGCGGCTCTTGGTTACACATTGCAGTTGCCGACGGAGGACCGCTTCCTCCTTGATGAGCGGGAGCTGCGTGCCCAAATTGCCACGCTGCTGGGGGGGCGATCGGCGGAGGAGATTGTCTTTGGCACAATCACTACTGGAGCCGCCAATGATTTGCAACGGGCAACCGATTTGGCAGAGCGGATGGTGCGCAGCTACGGTATGAGCAAAGTTCTTGGCCCCCTTGCCTTTGAGCAACAACAGTCCAGCTTTTTGACAAACACTGGCATGATGCTACGGGCCGTGAGTGAGGAAACCGCTCAAGCCATCGACCGTGAAGTAAAGGAAATTGTTGAGTCAGCTCACCAGCAGGCGCTCAGTATCCTCCAAGAAAACCGTGACCTTCTTGAGGCGATCGCCCAAAAACTCTTGGAAAAAGAAGTGATTGAGGGTGAAGAACTTCAGGAGCTACTGGCTCAGGTGAAAACTCCCGCCGCTGCCTAA